A region from the Melanotaenia boesemani isolate fMelBoe1 chromosome 11, fMelBoe1.pri, whole genome shotgun sequence genome encodes:
- the rchy1 gene encoding RING finger and CHY zinc finger domain-containing protein 1: MAVSIGCEHYVRSCLLKAPCCGKLYVCRLCHDAEENHQMDRFKVREVQCSECQTLQQAQQTCQQCHVQFGEYYCDICHLFDKDKKQYHCQPCGICRIGPRENYFHCEKCNLCLAQVLRGNHKCVENVSRQNCPVCMEDIHTSRDGAHVLPCGHLLHKTCFDNMVRGGAYRCPLCMHSAWNMEGHWDQMDKEIAQSPMPPEYQRASVKIICNDCQTHCTVPFHVLGMKCTGCGSYNTAQDGGLMQQELQDIENEAETDTEPEQQD, encoded by the exons ATGGCTGTATCCATTGGTTGTGAGCATTATGTGCGCAGCTGTTTATTGAAA GCACCTTGCTGTGGTAAACTGTATGTGTGTCGACTGTGCCACGATGCAGAGGAAAACCACCAAATGGATCGCTTCAAAGTCAGAGAAGTACAATGCTCTGAGTGTCAAACCCTGCAGCAG GCCCAGCAGACCTGTCAGCAATGTCACGTGCAGTTTGGGGAGTACTATTGTGACATTTGCCACCTGTTTGACAAGGATAAGAAGCAGTACCACTGTCAGCCCTGTGGGATATGCAG GATTGGGCCCAGGGAGAACTACTTTCATTGTGAGAAATGCAATTTGTGTTTAGCCCAAGTTTTGCGAGGAAACCACAAG tgtgttgaAAATGTATCAAGGCAGAACTGCCCAGTGTGTATGGAG GATATTCACACATCTCGAGATGGTGCTCATGTTCTGCCTTGTGGCCATCTTTTACACAA GACCTGCTTCGACAACATGGTCAGAGGAGG AGCATATCGCTGCCCTCTGTGTATGCATTCTGCTTGGAACATGGAGGGCCACTGGGATCAGATGGACAAAGAGATTGCTCAGTCACCAATGCCCCCTGAATATCAGAGGGCTTCTGTCAAA ATTATATGTAACGACTGCCAAACCCATTGCACTGTGCCTTTCCATGTGTTGGGAATGAAGTGCACTGGTTGTGGCTCCTACAATACAGCACAGGATGGAGGACTGATGCAGCAGGAGTTGCAGGACATTGAGAATGAGGCTGAAACAGACACAGAGCCTGAGCAACAAGATTAG